The Stratiformator vulcanicus genome has a segment encoding these proteins:
- a CDS encoding PQQ-binding-like beta-propeller repeat protein → MRHSPINVTGPCTVVGIRVINLALIAITLLLGGLGPDTAFAQRSKIPSNSFLRRYGLERAWLGRATIDARQDIVKVLSGDEEVMFCSTRAGVLSAFDAESGRKLWTQLSPRVQQFLSDVVTDKGRAFTIVGEKIYAINKLSGAIEWELRVPFVPVSHPVFDETQMYVATLDGSVYAFNIEKVEKYSKEGLLPQYIEDTIVWRYNTGIRIVSPPAVSEGHVVFGTANGNVFGVSASDRSELFQFEVDTKFSAPLIAKNGIVYLPTAEATMYAVRMRNGTSAWEFIAGTQISQPVLPIGDSVFLIAENQGLFRVERKIGDVHWRDRQIEQFLAVSNTRAYGGAERGKIVVDDRETGRRIGSFTLADFKVRMTNPRTDRLYMATEAGVVMCVREIASDFPVYHEAPDLRPILPEFAQ, encoded by the coding sequence ATGCGTCATTCTCCAATCAATGTTACCGGGCCCTGCACGGTCGTCGGTATTCGGGTAATCAATCTCGCTCTGATTGCAATAACACTGCTACTCGGTGGTCTTGGTCCCGACACGGCATTTGCGCAACGATCAAAGATTCCGTCGAATTCCTTTTTGCGGCGATACGGCTTGGAGCGAGCGTGGCTGGGCCGGGCGACGATCGACGCCCGGCAAGACATTGTGAAGGTTTTGTCCGGCGATGAAGAAGTCATGTTCTGCTCAACGAGAGCCGGTGTGCTTTCGGCGTTCGACGCAGAGTCCGGGCGAAAATTGTGGACGCAGCTTTCGCCCCGTGTCCAACAATTCCTGTCGGATGTCGTGACCGACAAGGGTCGCGCCTTTACGATTGTCGGCGAAAAAATTTATGCAATCAATAAGTTGTCCGGGGCCATTGAGTGGGAACTAAGAGTGCCGTTCGTTCCGGTGTCCCATCCTGTTTTCGACGAAACTCAGATGTACGTCGCGACGCTCGACGGCAGTGTCTACGCCTTCAACATCGAAAAGGTTGAGAAATACTCCAAGGAAGGACTACTCCCGCAGTACATCGAAGACACGATCGTCTGGCGATACAATACGGGCATTCGGATCGTCTCACCCCCGGCGGTCTCGGAGGGGCACGTGGTGTTCGGAACGGCAAACGGGAACGTTTTCGGCGTTTCGGCCAGTGACCGCAGCGAACTCTTCCAGTTCGAAGTCGACACGAAATTTTCGGCTCCGCTGATCGCCAAAAATGGAATCGTCTATCTGCCCACGGCGGAAGCGACGATGTATGCGGTCCGGATGAGAAACGGAACGTCCGCTTGGGAATTTATCGCCGGCACTCAGATCAGTCAGCCGGTTCTGCCGATCGGTGATTCCGTCTTTCTGATTGCTGAGAATCAGGGACTATTCCGCGTCGAACGGAAAATCGGCGATGTGCATTGGAGAGATCGTCAAATTGAGCAGTTTCTCGCCGTCTCCAACACTCGGGCTTACGGCGGCGCCGAGCGCGGCAAGATCGTTGTCGACGATCGTGAGACGGGGCGCCGGATCGGAAGTTTCACGCTCGCCGATTTCAAAGTCCGCATGACAAATCCGCGGACCGATCGCCTTTACATGGCGACCGAGGCGGGGGTCGTAATGTGTGTGCGGGAGATCGCTTCGGACTTTCCGGTTTATCACGAAGCTCCCGACCTGCGTCCCATTCTGCCGGAATTCGCTCAGTAG